Proteins encoded together in one Epinephelus moara isolate mb chromosome 2, YSFRI_EMoa_1.0, whole genome shotgun sequence window:
- the LOC126405734 gene encoding uncharacterized protein LOC126405734 → MAASILRRKIPPISTGELGAPPLRQASHSQSRPRSGAEPAERQHLIGDGHSDWMTEKVDLSSFVSTTESSPSSSLPPSPLEQDVKVPSDLEVMTSLLQEELAQLEDYFRSESTSTTNKLEKSSKCDKGAQAMGSQSYYQLPYGSYGTSQSETSPVVVTLATGELDLASFCGGPIGRTKIARPAPYNYHHRYHHNNGRRILSEAVKVGEEVGLDTWGSRGSYSGSTELSVNHYSTLKTVSKNSLGSVKKVRECALSLKEEESYCFSEGMFCSEEIARGFCLGGSYDSHHKREGQLMHNVKVNVSYDSTGLEVLHCSKDGGLSGSIPQETMVAGDGYFHQSMASTEPYHSFIGDLDQPSQAQAVEPQHGHYLYPECLADQSYECLSRGDGEGTLMGAPIHRPTQRLKDEPCSLKPALVMGAPSLEGSSGERKQKKRDQNKTAAHRYRLRKRAELDSLEEELHGLEGQNRELRDKAESVEREIQYVKDLLIEVYKARSQRLKQDGSA, encoded by the exons ATGGCGGCATCGATCCTTCGCAGGAAAATTCCTCCCATTTCCACAGGCGAGCTCGGCGCTCCCCCTCTCCGACAGGCTAGCCACAGCCAATCACGGCCCAGGTCGGGGGCGGAGCCAGCGGAGAGGCAGCACTTAATTG GTGATGGTCACTCAGATTGGATGACGGAAAAAGTTGATTTGTCTTCATTTGTGTCGACGACCGAGTCTTCTCCCAGCTCATCCCTTCCACCCTCGCCGTTAGAACAAGATGTCAAGGTGCCCTCGGATCTGGAGGTCATGACCTCTCTACTGCAGGAGGAGCTGGCTCAGCTGGAGGACTACTTCCGCTCCGAGTCCACATCCACAACAAACAAGTTGGAGAAATCCTCAAAATGTGACAAGGGTGCTCAAGCCATGGGCTCCCAGTCTTATTATCAGTTACCCTATGGCTCGTATGGgaccagccaatcagaaaccAGCCCTGTGGTTGTTACCTTGGCAACAGGGGAACTGGACCTGGCCAGCTTTTGTGGCGGTCCCATCGGCAGAACCAAAATCGCGCGACCCGCTCCGTACAACTACCATCACCGCTACCACCACAACAACGGGCGAAGAATCCTCAGTGAGGCGGTGAAAGTCGGGGAGGAAGTTGGACTTGATACGTGGGGCTCGAGGGGAAGTTACTCAGGAAGCACAGAGTTGTCTGTGAACCACTACTCCACACTGAAGACAGTGAGCAAGAACAGCCTCGGGAGCGTCAAGAAGGTGAGAGAATGTGCTTTATCGTTGAAGGAAGAGGAGAGTTATTGTTTTTCAGAAGGAATGTTTTGCAGCGAAGAGATTGCCCGAGGTTTTTGTCTGGGTGGCTCGTACGACAGCCACCACAAGCGAGAGGGACAGTTGATGCACAACGTGAAGGTCAATGTAAGTTACGATAGCACGGGGCTTGAGGTCTTGCACTGCAGTAAAGATGGAGGACTTTCTGGGAGTATCCCCCAAGAGACAATGGTGGCCGGTGACGGCTACTTCCACCAGTCCATGGCCAGCACAGAGCCTTACCATAGCTTTATAGGTGACCTAGATCAGCCGTCACAAGCACAGGCTGTAGAGCCCCAACATGGCCACTACCTCTATCCAGAATGCCTTGCAGACCAAAGCTACGAATGTCTGTCCAGAGGGGACGGCGAGGGGACGCTGATGGGCGCCCCAATCCACCGCCCCACCCAGAGGCTAAAGGATGAGCCCTGCTCCCTCAAACCAGCTCTGGTGATGGGCGCCCCTTCTCTGGAAGGCAGCAGTGGAGAGAggaagcagaagaagagagaCCAGAACAAAACTGCTGCACACAG GTACAGGCTGCGTAAGAGGGCGGAGCTGGACTctctggaggaggagctgcatGGCCTCGAGGGGCAGAACCGGGAGCTTCGTGACAAGGCGGAGTCGGTGGAGCGCGAGATCCAGTACGTCAAAGATTTACTGATCGAGGTCTACAAGGCTCGCAGTCAGCGGCTCAAACAGGATGGCAGTGCCTAA